One Procambarus clarkii isolate CNS0578487 chromosome 47, FALCON_Pclarkii_2.0, whole genome shotgun sequence genomic window, ATACCGGGGCTCAGTGTAGGTCACCAGGACCTTACTCAGGCCAGGTCAGTATACCGGGGCTCAGTGTAGGTCCCCAGGACCTTACTCAGGCCAGGTCAGTATACCGGGGTTCAGTGTAGGTCCCCAGGACCTTACTCAGGCCAGGTCAGTATACCGGGGCTCAGTGTAGGTCCCCAGGACCTTACTCAGGCCAGGTCAGTATACCGGGGCTCAGTGTAGGTCCCCAGGACCTTACTCAGGCCAGGTCAGTATACCGGGGCTCAGTGTAGGTCACTAGGACCTTACTCAGGCCAGGTCAGTATACCGGGGCTCAGTGTAGGTCCCCAGGACCTTACTCAGGCCAGGTCAGTATACCGGGGTTCAGTGTAGGTCCCCAGGACCTTACTCAGCCACAAGGGAATAATTCTCttcttggggacaggaagccttagGTGTATTGACGTGTTCCTTGGGACCAAGAGCTGACCTGATGCAGGATGCTCTCCACAACAGCTGtccaaatcccaggtacctatttaattgaTAGATGAGCAGAGGCATGCGGTAAAAGGAAATGGAGCCGTTTCTGTCCAgccccggggattgaacccgggtcctTTGGTTGTGAGCCGAGGACGTAGCCCACTGTGCATCAGGACCGACTGaggagacagacagatacagtGAACTAAATATAAGAATGGTCGTTGTGGAGAGTGTTAAGCTGGGACTAACATACCTGAGAGCAGAGGGAAGGTTAGGGCCCCCACCtggaccattggggatcgaacccagacccgCCAAACAGCTAGACCGTTCCATTTCCGTTACCTACATCGTATAGGACAGGTCAGGCTAGTTAGACAGCTGTTCTTATAGAGTGAGAATAATAGCCTGTGGTACACACGGCCTGAGTGGAGTGTATCCCAGACTGATGtgagggtgtggtacacaggCACACAACGTCAACCTCCTGCACATTGAGTCGCGGCCCTCGAGGCGCGAGGCCAAGTACGAGATCATGGTGGAGTGCGACTCCACCACCGGAGACCTCGGCAACGCCATGGAGCAGATGAGGGCCAGCTGCTCCTACTTCCAGGTCATCTCCAGGAACCATCTGGACAACAAGGGTGAGCTTATGTTCCTGTTGTATGGCACCCCTGGCCcatacacctccaccctcaccccatacacctccaccctcaccccatacacctccaccctcaccccatacacctccaccctcaccccatacacctccaccctcaccccatacacctccaccctcaccccatacacctccaccctcaccccatacaccaccaccctcaccccatacacctccaccctcaccccatacacctccaccctcaccccatacacctccaccctcaccccatacacctccaccctcaccccatacacctccaccctcaccccatacacctccaccctcaccccatacaccaccaccctcaccccatacacctccaccctcaccccatacacctccaccctcaccccatacacctccaccctcaccccatacacctccaccctcaccccatacaccaccaccctcaccccatacacctccaccctcaccccatacacctccaccctcaccccatacacctccaccctcaccccatacacctacaccctcaccccatacacctccaccctcaccccataCACCTCCAGCCTCACCCcatacacctccaccctcaccccatacacctccaccctcaccccatacacctccaccctcaccccatacacctccaccctcaccccatacacctccaccctcaccccatacacctccaccctcacccatacacctccaccctcaccccatacacctccaccctcaccccatacacctccaccctcaccccatacacctccaccctcaccccatacaccaccaccctcacccatacacctccaccctcacccatacacctccaccctcaccccataCACCTCCGCCCTCACCcatacacctccaccctcaccccatacacctccaccctcacccatacacctccaccctcacccatacacctccaccctcacccatacacctccaccctcaccccatacaccaccaccctcaccccatacacctccaccctcaccccatacacctccaccctcaccccttacacctccaccctcacccatacacctccaccctcaccccatacacctccaccctcacccatacacctccaccctcaccccatacacctccaccctcaccccatacacctccaccctcaccccttacacctccaccctcacccatacacctccaccctcaccccatacacctccaccctcacccatacacctccaccctcaccccatacacctccaccctcaggtaacggtagccacctgccacaggtaacggtagccacgccCACACATGACCACGCCCACACATGACCACGCCCACACATGACCACGCCCACACATGACCACGCCCACATCTGACCACACCCAACCAGTCATCttaatagagcgtcgcattttgacgtatagtctacctaacgccaaaaatcgtcgtactagaatatGGTTGCGGCTCAAAAttgatatcctgttttctgttgtgggtcctctggtagattaggataagggcactttagcacGACAGTTTTCTTTGACGCTGGGGAGCCTTAGGAGGCCGGGGTGCCACCGCCACACCTGACCACGCCATCTGTACTCCCTCCTCCAGGCACTGTGCCCTGGTTCCCCCGGAAGATCGCGGACCTGGACCGCTTCGCCAACCAGATCCTGTCGTACGGGTCGGAGCTGGACGCGGACCATCCCGGCTTCACCGACCCCGTGTACAGGGCGCGCAGGAAGTACTTCGCTGACATCGCCTACCACTACAAGCAGTGAGTACTCAACCACACCTTCACATGCCTTCACTAACTTAGCGCATTAGAGGAAATGATCTGTGCTTACTGGGGTTCGACTTGAGCTCCTGGGCCTCGTCACTGATACACTATtcggtgactgatgaccccaatctcccactccctcacagttagcttagttcatttatcatgcacctcatacccatcttgtgggcggtagtgggaagggttacagaggcacataatgggctcagggactgaaccccacaattcatttagctaagcaagttacaatcttgatgagctagttacaaaattcagtataagtcgtcacatcaacaatgggttcgagatcgaccacaagtacaggttctaaattaaccaactgacatatgtggagagctagtgtcacaattgatatgtttgtcctgcacaccgccccccatccagtgggcagcggtggataggttacaatcacttagttactacctacagttagcaaactggagatatttgcctaaaatttctggtagcagatcattttgaatgaaatatttacacatcgttggaacattagttataaaattgtctctgaattcacgtatcttttcgcactccatcacatagtgacggagggtgtgggaataattttgttgacacagtttacatttggtcacgtCAGTGAAGCCAATCTTTCATTCATCTCTGTCGCATTATTTAACCATTTCTGCGTGTTTATTATACGAGAACGTAGTCTCGAGTAATTACTATATAACTGATATAtacgaattttttttatttaatgtttgtTTGCAGCAATCAGGAGATCCCACGGGTGGAGTACACGGCCGAGGAGAAGGAGACGTGGGGCGTGGTGTTCCGGAACCTAGCCAAGCTCTACAAGACCCACGCCTGCAAGGAACATAACACTGTCTTCCCGCTACTCATAGAAAACTGTGGCTACAGAGAGGACAATGTTCCTCAGCTTCAAGACGTTTCGAATTTCCTTAAAGGTAAGAGATGAATATCTTTTATATGGTTACTTCTTTAGAGAGTAAATGGTGTGTGACCTTTGATGAAACTTTAAAGTTACCCCTTTTAATAGATTAAGATATATATTTTCTCTGAAGGAAACTTTAATATAAGAAACTTGAACTACTTCTTTAGCAAGCGAATTATGTGCATACTTTCAGAAACATTAGTTACTCTTCTAAAGAAATTAATAATTACGTTTTCTATGAAATACTTGATTATAAGAAAACAGTTTTGTGGGTATaactatttaataaaatataaatttgTTCACACGTTAACAATTATCTGTAATATTAAGTAATTGTAAGTATATGTAATTGTAAGTATATGTATATAGttaatgaactttatttaataatGTTTCTAGCTAGATTACTTTAGAATATGCAGTATTTTCTTTAATTAATACCATTAAGCTTTAAAATAAGAATTGTATTATTTAAACCATATCTAGCTTGGATTAGCAATACATATATTTGAACTGCGTCGTATAGTTTAGGATATCAAGAAATACTCAACGTAAAATGTATTCTCGATGGCTATAGATTGAAAGTGTGCTTTAGTTTTGACCAGTGGTTAAGGCTCATGTATACTTGCTGGTTAATTGGCCAATAAGCTTTAGAAATGTCCTTAACAAGCCTCGAGAGGTTGActgaccacaccctcacccccctAGACTGTACCGGGTTCACCTTGCGGCCTGTAGCCGGCCTGCTGTCGTCTCGAGACTTCCTGGCAGGTCTGGCCTTCCGGGTCTTCCACTCGACGCAGTACATCCGGCACCCCAGCAAGCCGCTCTACACCCCGGAGCCGGATATCTGCCACGAGTTACTGGGCCACGCCCCCCTCCTGGCCGACCCGGCCTTCGCCCAGTTCTCTCAGGAGATCGGCCTGGCCTCCCTCGGAGCTCCCGACGAGTTCATCGAGAAGCTGGCCACGGTGAGTTTATCTGAGTTTACCCTAGAGCACTAACACTAGtgacctcgatgaggacaggatgcCGGCGGGGTGTCGAAGGTCCTCCCCATCCCTTGTTCACCCCACTGGTAGATTATTGTATTGGTTCAGATAATGTCATGGAGGAGGGTTACTTGTAGCATGTCGTCGTCCAGGGGTCAAGGTGCGCGTAACACTGGTTCGATTCCAGTCCTGCTCTGAAGATTCTCTCAGAAATACATCGTGGTGACGTAATGGGGTTATGTGTGGTATGTTGATGGTTGTAACAGCGCCGCATGTGTGGACGGTAGTTAAGTGTGCTAAACCGCACTTAATAATAAGTGGCTCAGCATTTGAGCCTAACCTAGAATCACGTGCCCtagcctaacctgacctgacctcaccCGATCTAATCTGTCTTGTTCTGGCCTTACCTAATTTAATCTGGCTGGACCTGGCGTGACCTATTATAACCTGACCCAATCTTtcgtgacctaacctaacctatagtgaCTTGACCTAACCTATAGTGACCTAACCTATAGTGACCTAACCTATGGTGACCTAACCTATAGTGACCTAAGCTAACCTGGCCTCTAGTGTGAACTCTAACGGAAAGTATTCAGAGTGTTGGCTGACCTTTCAATTGGTTTGCTATGTAAATATGCACTTACTTTCTTAGCAATTTATAATACATTGTCTCCACAGTGCTACTGGTTCACCGTCGAGTACGGCATCTGTCGGCAAAACGGTGAAAACAAGGCGTTTGGAGCGGGTCTCCTGTCGTCGTTTGGGGAGCTTGAGTACTGCCTCAGTGACCAGCCGGAGCTGCGGATCTTCGACCCCTCCAAGACGTGTGAGCAGAAGTACCCCATAACAGAGTACCAGCCTGTCTACTACGTGGCCGAGAGCTTTGAGGACGCCAAGCAGAAGATGATGTGAGTACATGAGTACCTACACTCCTGGCGTTCAGTGGGGGTCTTATATGATAGCGTTCACAGAGTACCTGGACTCCTGGCGTTCAGTGGGGGTCTTATATGATAGCGTTCACAGAGTACCTGGACTCCTGGCGTTCAGTGGGGGTCTTATATGATAGCGTTCACAGAGTACCTGGACTCCTGGCGTTCAGTGGGGGTCTTATATGATAGCGTTCACAGAGTACCTGGACTCCTGGCGTTCAGTGGGGGTCTTATATGATAGCGTTCACAGAGTACCTGGACTCCTGGCGTTCAGTGGGGGTCTTATATGATAGCGTTCACAGAGTACCTGGATTCCTGGCGTTCAGTGGGGGTCTTATATGATAGCGTTCACAGAGTACCTACACTCCTGGCGTTCAGTGGGGGTCTTATATGATAGCGTTCACAGAGTACCTGGACTCCTGGCGTTCAGTGGGGGTCTTATATGATAGCGTTCACAGAGTACCTTTTATCTCCCCTTCAATGGGGGTCTTATATGTTAGCGTTCACAGAGTACCTACActccaggtgttcagtgggggacTTATATGATAGCGTTCACAGAGTACCTACACTCTAGGTGTTCAGTGGGGGTCTTATATGATAGCGTTCACAGAGTACCTACActccaggtgttcagtgggggtcTTATATGATAGCGTTCAGAACTATTAAGAAAACTTGTAAGTTAGAACATATATAAGTATTGATTAACTTGTTGAAGTTGTAGGTTGTTAACTCACCATCACGGCTTTAATAACCAGCAGGTTATTGTTTCTTAGTTAACAATTCATGAAACCTTGAGACGTTAGAGTACGCGCCTAAGTCAATCACCCACATGTGTAGTATATGACTTTATACGTTTAAATCTGTTCCATATACTAGTTCCTTTCAGGTATACCGCTCTAGCGATACACTAATGTGGTTGGTGTGTCCCGTTGCAGACAATTCGCCACGACGATCCCCCGGCCGTTCTCGGTGCGCTACAACCCGTACACGCAGTCCGTGGAGCTGCTCAACTCCAAGCCGCAGATCAAGGCCCTGGTGCGGGAGATCAACTGCGACATGCAGGTCCTGATGGACGCGCTGGTCAAGCTCACCTagacctcctgctgctgctgactctggcctggtgtgtgtgttggacggTCTCGCTGCCATACGTTGTTAGTTTTAAGTTTTGTTTTTAATGTGTAAATCATTCTTTGATTGGTTGTGTGTGcagggtggtgtgaggcaggtgtcgtgcctgggtgaggcaggtgtcgtgcctgtgtgaggcaggtgtcgtGCCTGGGTGAGGCAGGTGTCGTGCCTGGGTGAGGCAGGTGTCGTGCCTGGGTGAGGCAGGTTCTGGTGTTCGCGGGCGCTGGAGTGCTCTGAAAAGTAAATAAGCTTTTCAAGAAAAAGTTAGGCCCCCAGAACCCCCATTCCCAAGACTCTCAAGACctaagacaccccccccccctgcaccccctccatctcctgtgataagtggtccaCGCAGAACGACCTCTGCTACTCACCCTCCCTAGAGTGTGTACTCGTGTATGAACCTCTCCGGTCACATCGGAGGCGAGGTGCTGATGAGTCTGTGTCCCCGTGATGCTGAACCACCGCTCTCCTCGGGCCTCTGATCTGTCCTTCATATTTACCATAACTTGAGCTTTGAGAAAGCATATATAACATAAGCTACTAACATAAGTGTATAGAGTGTGAGGGCGCCGTACTGGGTCGCCCCACAGGGACAGGCTTCTCACCACCAGTTTTCATGATATTTGTCACTACGATCGTCTGCTGCAACAGCCCGGCTCTGGTCCTGCAATATTGCTCATATCATTATGCAATTAGTGTTGTagaaattatattattttctTGATAATAAAACATGTATCAGTAAAATAAGTTTAATTTCCTTCCACATAATGTGTTGCTCTTGCCTCTCACCGCCACTCAACGTGTTCCTATATTAGGATTAATATAAAGTTCTTGTGAGATAACATTGACGTCGTGCGGTGGGATCCAACCCCCGTCTCTGGACTCCTACAAACAAACCTAATCGGCCCAGATACGGAAGTTCGATCCCACACTATGGCTTTATTATTTCCTGATAGATACATCACGCAGCTCTGTAAAGCAGGACGCAAGACACAACAACGTGGCTGAACGTTTAGAAGTGTCGTCACTTCACTTATTTTGAGATGAGTGGGGTTGAGTTGTAATTACTACTTCAAGTTAGACCTTCCACAGTACATAAAGTAAGGCGAATATTACCTAATTACACCAAGTGACTTCTCTGGTTACTGAATATCTTGATAAATTCTCATAGACTTTGTGTAAGACTTGCAGGTCAAATTGGCTTCTTATGTGGAACAGGAATTACAGAGAAGAGCTTTTATCAGTGGTACAGGAGATACAATGGAGGCTTCTTATAGAGTTTCAGAGGAGGTCAGCGGCCCGGCTACACCTACTGAAGACCCCAGAAATATTTTCAGAATCAAAAGTTCAGGAAAATCTAATTTATTTGTGTAAGGTTAAGAATAATTATTATGAGAAGATTTGCTTTGTTTAATttctttaaaataattttttccaaaaCATCAGTAAATTGATGTGTTAGTTGCTGTAACTCACAGCCGGTCTAGCCCTGACCTGCAGCCCTAATGTGGGCCCAAGCCTTAACCCGGCCCTGAATGATTGTATAGAGGTGTAGGGAGCTCCGAAGGTAGAGGTGCAGTGACCCCTGGAGTCTACCTGTCCCTGGACAGGTAGACTCTACCCTCCCTctggtgaggagagtgtgtgaggctgtacttggtgaggagagtgtgtgaggctgtacttggtgaggagagtgtgtgaggctgtacttggtgaggagagtgtgtgaAGCTGtacttggtgaggagagtgtgtgaggctgtacttggtgaggagagtgtgtgaggctgtacttggtgaggagagtgtgtgaAGCTGtacttggtgaggagagtgtgtgaAGCTGTACTTGGTGAGGAGTGTGTGTGAAGCTGtacttggtgaggagagtgtgtgaAGCTGtacttggtgaggagagtgtgtgaAGCTGtacttggtgaggagagtgtgtgaAGCTGtacttggtgaggagagtgtgtgaGGCTGTACTTGGTGACTCCCACACAGAGCAGTTACTAGCGGCCGGCTGGTGCGTTTCTGTGGGGCTGAGGCACCGTGATGGACGCCTTGTAGAACTACTCAAGCTGGAGAGGTTCAGAGTCTCCAAGTCAGTAGTAAGGTGCTCcctgagcccaaccacttgggctggacggtagagcgacagtctcgcttcttgcagttcggctttcaatccccgaccatccaaatggttgggcaccattcctttccgccgtcccaccccaaatccttatcctgacccgttcccagtgctgtatagtcgtaatggcttggcgctttcccctgagagTTCGCTTCCCTTCCCACAGAGTGAAACACTCCACCAAGAAGTGTTTCAGTCCCCTGAAGATAACAGCAGGAGTGAAACAATGTCACTTAATATGTGGCCATGACGCACCGAAacgtccccagtgtcacctcacaTGTATACTCTTGTTTACCTGCTGTAGCCGCCTTCTTGACACATTCTCTGCAACAACAGTAAACACAACTGGAAGGGTCTAAATATAACAGAAAAACTGATTTCAAGATTTATTACAAAATAATGGCGTAGATGTAGACCTGCCACGGACACTACCCGGCAGGGAGCATCCGCTGATGCCTGCAATGGTTGCATATTGAAAGAGCGACGCATGCACGCACTCCAGCCTCAACATGGCGAGAATAACAACTACTCATGCATCCATTACATTCGTAAAGTGAATGAAAGCACAGGAGTAACATTCGTGAATGTAGAACATTGTGAGAGCGCGCTCTACTAATGTATAGTTGTAGCTAATGTTGGGTTAAAGAAAGACGTTCTGGCATGACAACGGAGAACGAAGTTAATCTTTGAGAACGAGCGTTAATCTTGTTAACGCCTCACGTTAACAAGATCAACGAGGGCGtctctggagccagattcacgaagcagttacgcaagcacttacgaacttgaacatctttcctcaatctttggcggctttgtttacaattattaaacagttaatgagccccgaagcacaaggaggctgtttataacaataacaacagttgattggcaagttttcatgcttgtaaactgtttaataaatgtaaccaaagccgtcaaagattgaggaaagatgtacacgttcgtaagtacttgcgtaactgcttcgtgaatctggcgtgtggtgtaccaacgcacagacaACTTCGTATACGCTGTTGAAGGCACAATATCCAGCAAGCTCTGTACGATTATAAgtcttaaaataataacaatatatCATAGTATTTAATAATACTTTGTGCGTGAACTAGAACGCGGGTTGGTCTTGGTACTGGTCGTAGGATGGCTGTTGGTACTGGGAGTCGGAGTCGTACTGGCGCTCTGGGGTGTACTGGGACCTGGTAGGGGAGTACTTGGCCGGCGCTGCTGGGTACTCCTGGTCAGGCTTGGGGGAGGGCACGATGTACAGGTCCTCGTTGACCTGCAGGAGACAAGGAGAACCTCTTCACACCACGGACTGACCGAGTACACGTGAGTAATAGTGGCCGGGTGACCTAACCTGAGTGTAAGGGCGgatgatgagtcacagtaacggggctgaagatataatgacccaACCACTCACcagaagcaccttcatcaccttcagtgattaagtgcttaattgcacactagtttctttatcagctatctcaccctgtcagagtaaatgagacaaatgtatgtgaatgcatgtgtttgtgtatatatgtatgtatatgtgtgtgtgtatgtatatgtatgggtataaagtatatatggaagctgatcagaactacatttcacctt contains:
- the Hn gene encoding protein henna isoform X1 — its product is MEDPCTKCPSDVEMKPAKLSEKQPTLMEGGQYILEGEEEPRSTTIIFSMAEEVGALANALKIFQAHNVNLLHIESRPSRREAKYEIMVECDSTTGDLGNAMEQMRASCSYFQVISRNHLDNKGTVPWFPRKIADLDRFANQILSYGSELDADHPGFTDPVYRARRKYFADIAYHYKHNQEIPRVEYTAEEKETWGVVFRNLAKLYKTHACKEHNTVFPLLIENCGYREDNVPQLQDVSNFLKDCTGFTLRPVAGLLSSRDFLAGLAFRVFHSTQYIRHPSKPLYTPEPDICHELLGHAPLLADPAFAQFSQEIGLASLGAPDEFIEKLATCYWFTVEYGICRQNGENKAFGAGLLSSFGELEYCLSDQPELRIFDPSKTCEQKYPITEYQPVYYVAESFEDAKQKMIQFATTIPRPFSVRYNPYTQSVELLNSKPQIKALVREINCDMQVLMDALVKLT
- the Hn gene encoding protein henna isoform X3; this encodes MDVEWQPTLMEGGQYILEGEEEPRSTTIIFSMAEEVGALANALKIFQAHNVNLLHIESRPSRREAKYEIMVECDSTTGDLGNAMEQMRASCSYFQVISRNHLDNKGTVPWFPRKIADLDRFANQILSYGSELDADHPGFTDPVYRARRKYFADIAYHYKHNQEIPRVEYTAEEKETWGVVFRNLAKLYKTHACKEHNTVFPLLIENCGYREDNVPQLQDVSNFLKDCTGFTLRPVAGLLSSRDFLAGLAFRVFHSTQYIRHPSKPLYTPEPDICHELLGHAPLLADPAFAQFSQEIGLASLGAPDEFIEKLATCYWFTVEYGICRQNGENKAFGAGLLSSFGELEYCLSDQPELRIFDPSKTCEQKYPITEYQPVYYVAESFEDAKQKMIQFATTIPRPFSVRYNPYTQSVELLNSKPQIKALVREINCDMQVLMDALVKLT
- the LOC138350919 gene encoding uncharacterized histidine-rich protein DDB_G0274557-like, which gives rise to HLHPHPIHHHPHPIHHLHPHPIHLHPHPIHHHPHPYTSTLTHTPPPSPHTPPLG
- the Hn gene encoding protein henna isoform X2 → MDVEWQQPTLMEGGQYILEGEEEPRSTTIIFSMAEEVGALANALKIFQAHNVNLLHIESRPSRREAKYEIMVECDSTTGDLGNAMEQMRASCSYFQVISRNHLDNKGTVPWFPRKIADLDRFANQILSYGSELDADHPGFTDPVYRARRKYFADIAYHYKHNQEIPRVEYTAEEKETWGVVFRNLAKLYKTHACKEHNTVFPLLIENCGYREDNVPQLQDVSNFLKDCTGFTLRPVAGLLSSRDFLAGLAFRVFHSTQYIRHPSKPLYTPEPDICHELLGHAPLLADPAFAQFSQEIGLASLGAPDEFIEKLATCYWFTVEYGICRQNGENKAFGAGLLSSFGELEYCLSDQPELRIFDPSKTCEQKYPITEYQPVYYVAESFEDAKQKMIQFATTIPRPFSVRYNPYTQSVELLNSKPQIKALVREINCDMQVLMDALVKLT
- the Hn gene encoding protein henna isoform X4 gives rise to the protein MEGGQYILEGEEEPRSTTIIFSMAEEVGALANALKIFQAHNVNLLHIESRPSRREAKYEIMVECDSTTGDLGNAMEQMRASCSYFQVISRNHLDNKGTVPWFPRKIADLDRFANQILSYGSELDADHPGFTDPVYRARRKYFADIAYHYKHNQEIPRVEYTAEEKETWGVVFRNLAKLYKTHACKEHNTVFPLLIENCGYREDNVPQLQDVSNFLKDCTGFTLRPVAGLLSSRDFLAGLAFRVFHSTQYIRHPSKPLYTPEPDICHELLGHAPLLADPAFAQFSQEIGLASLGAPDEFIEKLATCYWFTVEYGICRQNGENKAFGAGLLSSFGELEYCLSDQPELRIFDPSKTCEQKYPITEYQPVYYVAESFEDAKQKMIQFATTIPRPFSVRYNPYTQSVELLNSKPQIKALVREINCDMQVLMDALVKLT